In a single window of the Branchiostoma floridae strain S238N-H82 chromosome 2, Bfl_VNyyK, whole genome shotgun sequence genome:
- the LOC118410241 gene encoding cation channel sperm-associated protein 1-like, with translation MCTKKEGCIPTVDLTDNWTLFAIVIGSIITLGFIKMTFTAVRYGLMDPPKEEEPPKRYRRKRKHHHHHGSHGSHGTHLGSHSHMSHRSSRTDVHHHHKKHSRASLASHEDGAELKTKSKELTSDSKGSGDKQTEESAV, from the exons ATGTGCACCAAGAAAGAAGGATGCATCCCAACTGTGGACCTTACCGACAATTGGACTCTCTTCGCCATAGTTATAGGATCCATTATTACACTGGGTTTTATAAAAATGACCTTCACCGCGGTACGATACGGCCTGATGGATCCCCCTAAG GAAGAGGAACCTCCGAAAAGATACAGGAGGAAGAGGAAG caccatcatcaccatggcaGCCATGGTAGCCATGGCACCCATCTGGGCTCGCACTCCCAC ATGAGCCACAGGAGCTCCCGGACGGACGTGCACCACCACCACAAGAAGCACTCCCGGGCCTCGCTGGCGAGCCACGAGGACGGCGCCGAGCTCAAAACCAAGTCCAAGGAGCTCACGTCAG ACTCCAAGGGCAGCGGTGACAAGCAGACGGAGGAGTCGGCTGTCTGA